In a single window of the Flavobacterium sp. W4I14 genome:
- a CDS encoding uncharacterized protein YfaS (alpha-2-macroglobulin family) (product_source=COG2373; cath_funfam=1.50.10.20,2.60.40.10; cog=COG2373; ko=KO:K06894; pfam=PF00207,PF01835,PF07678,PF07703,PF11974,PF17962,PF17972,PF17973; smart=SM01360,SM01419; superfamily=48239,49384,50814; transmembrane_helix_parts=Inside_1_15,TMhelix_16_33,Outside_34_1863), producing MEQPSTYQSSSKKKFIFIGLLAVSIAAIVFIYFNRKKKNHEENQAYAKYIEAYTSGTISKKSFIRVHLANAATGMQDLGKADSRELFDFSPSISGKTYWIDPQTVEFRPDENLKPGKNYEATFKLSEVSATEKGLEDFDFEFKVITPGIMLSQNGLVSQNNTAMDYMKLTGEVATADVEETSKIEKTVSLDFDQKLKIKWQHDPAKNTSKFTIDSIKKTGNDQNLKIDWDGDAIDAEQKGEIEIRVPAINKFEILDMKAIQGEEDYALVQFSEPVGVGQDLTGMITLGNLSDLRYTIDASQVKVYAAEELKGNYTLSVNAGVENINAKTLPNGKVANLVFEDKLPAVTIAGNGTILPNSGKLVLPFEAINLKAVDVTVIKIYENNIPQFFQTNSYKDGNELRRVAKPILQKTVRLDEDKALNLHKKNRFTLDLDKMIRTEPGAMYRVTIAFRQEYNAYNCKTGEEKADGNEEEAENGDYEGYGEKIDEDDDFWQRYNNYYPPNYRWNDKDNPCTPSFYTNQRWVSRNLIASNIGLVAKRGNDNSMLIVATDLLTAKPLSGVNLELMDYQKQIIFTTKTDGDGFASFDLKRQPFLLIAKNGSERGYLKLDDGSSLPLSRFDVGGDVVQSGLKGFIYGERGVWRPGDSLFVSFVLEDKLKKLPANYPVTMEFYNPKGQLYKRLINGKPLNGFYTFKTATESTAPTGNWMAKVKAGGATFTKTLKIETVMPNRLKIDFNVGNRTYLSSGTSAATLSAKWLFGAVAQNLKAKVDVNLNTTETKFKGFEGFSFDNPTVNFESQVKTIFEGTLNQNGTAQINTNLNENNTAPGVLRANFTTKVFEPGGNFSIDNFSIPYHVYSSYLGIRPEKGDRLSGMLVTGKDHKIEIVNVNTDGKLLSGTKTVQVELYKTQWRWWWEQDDQYTYANFTQNQYNKLVESHQVNLFNGKGSWNLRVDEPEWGRYLILVRDVNGGHVTGKSVYVDWPGWAQREQGSNPTEASMLSFTANKEKFTVGEDITLTIPTGKNGRALISIENGSRVLKTFWVDTKAGQTQFKFKAEKEMAPNVFANITLLQPHAQTVNDLPIRMYGAIPLSVEDPQTILKPTIKMLDKIKPETENTITVAEQNGKAMTYTIALVDEGLLDLTRFKTPDPHGAFYAREGLGVKTWDLFDYVLGAWGGNLERILSIGGDGSINKNLNPAKANRFKAVVKFMGPFTIGKGESKTHKFKLPQYIGAVRAMVIAGQDAAYGFTEKSVQVKKPLMVLATLPRVIGPGESFTLPVTVFATENNLKNVSVQLQANNLIVQGSNKQQLYYKQTGEQMTYFEVKAPNIVGIAKVKVIAHSGAEKTVYDVEMDIRNPNPYVTNVVSATVQPHTKWAVNYLPIGMTGTNSGSLEVSSIPAINLGKRLSYLIQYPHGCIEQTTSGIFPQLFLDRLSPLNEQQKATTEKNIKAGINRLKGFQTTDGGLSYWPGEGTSDEWGSNYAGHFLVEAQNAGYTLPVGLLDELLRFQKSKAANWAPNSNNFYGGDLSQAYRLYMLALAKKPEMAAMNRLKAFEYLSIAAKWRLAAAYKLAGQNDVAQNMIRGLDTSIQAYKQLGGTYGSDVRDEAMILETLTLLGQKAKAASLLQPLAAKLGENTWYSTQTTAYSLLAIAKFCGSNQSANKLQYQYVLDGKSAPVSSNQYINSTPVTFKGNTASITNNGNNVLFVRLVLEGQPIAGQNNFLPNRPEVLDMNVTYKRLNGKVLDPTTLKQGTDFYAEVTVKNPGRMGYYEQMALTQIFPSGWEIINTRVNDNQSILASSPFTYQDIRDDRVFTYFNVREGESLVYKVLLNASYLGKYYLSAVQCEAMYNNDISATEAGKWVQVVK from the coding sequence ATGGAACAACCATCTACCTACCAATCTTCCTCTAAAAAGAAATTTATCTTCATCGGATTGCTTGCTGTTTCTATAGCGGCAATTGTATTTATTTATTTCAATAGAAAGAAAAAAAATCATGAAGAAAATCAGGCTTATGCTAAATATATCGAAGCCTATACTTCCGGAACCATTTCCAAAAAGAGTTTTATCAGAGTTCATTTAGCCAATGCGGCAACAGGTATGCAGGATCTGGGCAAAGCAGATTCACGCGAACTCTTCGACTTCTCCCCTTCTATCTCCGGCAAAACCTATTGGATTGATCCGCAAACGGTTGAATTTAGACCTGATGAGAACCTCAAACCTGGCAAAAACTACGAAGCTACATTCAAACTTTCGGAAGTTTCTGCTACAGAAAAAGGTCTTGAAGATTTCGACTTTGAGTTTAAAGTAATTACCCCAGGGATTATGCTTTCTCAAAACGGATTGGTTTCGCAGAACAATACTGCGATGGATTACATGAAATTAACCGGCGAAGTGGCTACTGCTGACGTAGAAGAAACCAGTAAAATAGAGAAAACGGTTTCTTTGGATTTTGACCAAAAGTTAAAAATCAAATGGCAGCATGATCCGGCAAAAAATACTTCAAAATTCACTATCGATAGCATAAAAAAGACTGGAAACGATCAAAATTTAAAAATAGATTGGGATGGCGATGCCATTGATGCAGAACAAAAAGGAGAAATAGAAATCCGTGTTCCGGCGATAAATAAGTTCGAAATCCTGGATATGAAGGCCATCCAGGGTGAAGAAGATTATGCATTGGTGCAATTTTCTGAACCCGTTGGTGTAGGACAGGATTTAACAGGTATGATTACGCTGGGCAATCTGAGCGATTTAAGGTATACCATTGATGCCAGTCAGGTTAAAGTTTATGCTGCCGAAGAACTTAAAGGCAATTATACTTTAAGTGTGAATGCAGGAGTAGAAAACATCAATGCGAAAACACTTCCAAACGGTAAAGTAGCCAACCTTGTTTTCGAGGATAAATTACCAGCCGTTACCATTGCAGGTAATGGTACCATTTTACCCAACTCTGGAAAGCTGGTTTTACCCTTCGAAGCGATTAATTTAAAGGCTGTTGATGTTACGGTGATCAAAATATACGAAAACAACATACCGCAGTTTTTTCAAACGAATAGTTATAAAGACGGTAACGAATTGCGTAGGGTGGCCAAACCCATTCTGCAAAAAACGGTGCGATTAGATGAAGACAAGGCACTTAACCTCCATAAAAAGAACCGTTTCACCCTTGATCTTGACAAAATGATCCGTACCGAACCTGGTGCCATGTACCGCGTTACCATTGCTTTCAGACAGGAATATAATGCTTACAACTGTAAAACCGGAGAAGAAAAAGCCGATGGTAATGAGGAAGAAGCCGAAAATGGAGATTATGAAGGTTATGGTGAAAAGATTGATGAAGACGATGACTTTTGGCAGCGTTACAATAATTATTACCCGCCAAATTACAGGTGGAATGATAAAGACAATCCATGTACGCCATCGTTTTACACCAACCAGCGCTGGGTCAGCAGAAACTTAATTGCCTCGAATATTGGTTTGGTGGCCAAACGTGGTAACGATAACAGTATGCTTATCGTTGCAACAGATTTATTGACGGCAAAACCATTAAGTGGTGTAAACCTGGAATTAATGGATTACCAAAAACAGATCATATTCACTACTAAAACTGATGGCGACGGTTTTGCAAGTTTTGACCTGAAACGTCAGCCTTTCTTATTAATCGCCAAAAATGGTTCAGAACGCGGCTATCTTAAATTAGACGATGGAAGCTCACTTCCGCTAAGCCGCTTCGATGTGGGTGGTGATGTAGTTCAAAGTGGCTTAAAAGGCTTTATTTATGGCGAACGCGGCGTTTGGCGGCCAGGCGACAGTTTATTTGTTTCTTTCGTGCTGGAAGACAAACTAAAAAAACTGCCTGCCAATTATCCGGTAACGATGGAATTCTATAACCCGAAAGGTCAGCTTTACAAAAGATTGATCAATGGCAAACCTTTAAATGGATTCTACACCTTTAAAACCGCTACTGAAAGTACAGCGCCAACTGGCAACTGGATGGCAAAAGTTAAAGCAGGTGGTGCTACATTTACTAAAACCCTAAAAATCGAAACCGTAATGCCAAACCGTTTGAAAATTGATTTCAACGTTGGCAACAGAACATATTTAAGCTCGGGAACATCAGCCGCTACCCTATCGGCCAAATGGCTATTCGGTGCCGTTGCCCAAAACTTAAAAGCGAAGGTTGATGTAAACTTAAACACTACAGAAACTAAATTTAAAGGCTTTGAGGGGTTTAGTTTCGATAACCCAACGGTTAACTTCGAATCGCAGGTTAAAACCATTTTTGAAGGCACATTAAACCAGAACGGTACAGCTCAGATTAACACCAACCTCAATGAGAATAACACCGCCCCTGGTGTATTAAGGGCAAACTTTACAACCAAAGTTTTCGAACCGGGAGGTAATTTCAGCATCGATAATTTTAGCATCCCTTATCACGTATACAGCAGTTATTTGGGCATCCGACCAGAAAAAGGCGACCGTTTGAGTGGCATGTTGGTTACCGGAAAAGACCATAAAATAGAAATTGTAAATGTAAATACCGATGGAAAACTATTGAGCGGAACTAAAACCGTTCAGGTAGAATTATATAAAACACAATGGCGCTGGTGGTGGGAACAGGATGATCAATATACCTACGCCAACTTTACTCAAAACCAGTATAACAAACTGGTAGAAAGCCATCAGGTAAACTTATTCAACGGAAAAGGAAGCTGGAATTTACGCGTTGATGAACCAGAATGGGGCCGTTATTTGATTTTAGTACGCGATGTAAACGGTGGCCACGTTACCGGAAAATCTGTTTATGTAGATTGGCCAGGCTGGGCACAGCGCGAACAGGGCAGCAACCCAACTGAGGCGTCTATGTTATCTTTCACAGCTAATAAGGAAAAATTTACTGTTGGAGAGGATATTACCTTAACCATCCCAACTGGTAAAAACGGAAGGGCATTAATCTCCATTGAAAATGGAAGCAGGGTATTAAAAACCTTCTGGGTAGATACCAAAGCTGGGCAAACGCAATTTAAGTTCAAAGCTGAGAAAGAAATGGCACCTAATGTTTTCGCCAACATTACCTTACTACAGCCTCATGCACAAACCGTTAACGATTTACCAATTAGAATGTATGGCGCTATTCCGCTTTCAGTTGAAGATCCGCAGACCATCCTAAAACCAACCATAAAAATGTTGGATAAAATCAAGCCTGAGACCGAAAACACCATCACTGTTGCTGAGCAGAATGGTAAAGCAATGACTTACACCATTGCCCTAGTAGATGAAGGATTATTAGATTTAACACGTTTTAAAACACCTGATCCACATGGTGCATTTTATGCCCGCGAAGGTTTGGGCGTAAAAACATGGGATTTATTCGACTATGTGTTAGGCGCATGGGGAGGAAATTTAGAACGTATTTTAAGCATTGGTGGCGATGGTAGCATCAACAAGAACTTAAATCCAGCAAAAGCCAACCGTTTTAAAGCGGTGGTTAAATTTATGGGGCCATTTACCATTGGCAAAGGCGAAAGTAAAACGCACAAATTTAAATTACCACAGTACATTGGTGCAGTAAGAGCTATGGTAATTGCCGGGCAGGATGCTGCATATGGTTTTACCGAAAAATCGGTTCAGGTTAAAAAGCCGTTAATGGTTTTGGCTACTTTGCCCAGGGTTATCGGTCCGGGAGAAAGTTTCACCTTACCAGTAACCGTTTTTGCGACAGAAAATAACCTCAAAAATGTATCAGTACAACTCCAGGCAAATAATTTAATTGTTCAAGGGAGTAACAAACAGCAGCTTTATTACAAACAAACAGGTGAGCAAATGACCTATTTCGAAGTGAAAGCACCCAACATAGTAGGTATTGCCAAAGTAAAAGTGATTGCACACAGCGGAGCTGAAAAAACAGTTTACGATGTGGAAATGGATATCAGAAATCCAAACCCATATGTAACCAATGTGGTGTCTGCAACAGTTCAGCCACATACCAAATGGGCTGTAAACTATTTGCCAATTGGTATGACGGGTACAAATTCAGGTTCACTAGAAGTTTCTTCCATACCTGCCATTAACCTCGGTAAAAGATTGAGTTACCTCATCCAATATCCGCATGGTTGTATTGAGCAAACTACTTCTGGTATATTTCCTCAACTCTTTTTGGATAGATTGAGTCCGTTGAATGAACAACAAAAAGCCACAACAGAGAAAAACATTAAAGCTGGAATAAACAGGCTGAAAGGGTTCCAAACTACAGATGGCGGTTTGTCTTACTGGCCTGGCGAAGGTACTTCTGATGAATGGGGTAGCAATTATGCCGGACATTTCCTGGTTGAAGCGCAAAATGCTGGTTATACCCTTCCTGTTGGCCTTTTGGATGAGTTGTTGCGCTTTCAAAAATCAAAAGCAGCAAACTGGGCACCAAACAGTAATAATTTTTATGGAGGAGATTTATCTCAGGCCTATCGTTTATACATGCTGGCATTGGCTAAAAAACCTGAAATGGCAGCAATGAACCGTTTAAAAGCTTTTGAATATTTATCAATCGCTGCAAAATGGCGATTGGCAGCTGCTTATAAACTGGCCGGACAAAATGATGTGGCTCAAAATATGATCAGAGGTTTAGATACATCCATTCAGGCTTACAAACAACTGGGAGGAACTTATGGCTCCGATGTACGCGATGAAGCCATGATTTTAGAAACCCTAACCCTACTTGGTCAGAAAGCAAAAGCTGCAAGTTTACTACAACCTTTAGCTGCTAAACTTGGCGAAAATACCTGGTACAGCACACAAACAACCGCTTATAGTTTGTTGGCTATTGCAAAATTCTGTGGTTCAAACCAATCGGCAAATAAACTGCAATATCAGTATGTATTAGACGGAAAATCGGCACCCGTAAGCTCAAATCAATACATTAACAGTACGCCAGTAACCTTTAAAGGAAACACGGCTTCTATTACCAATAATGGCAATAATGTATTATTTGTCCGTTTGGTTTTAGAAGGACAGCCAATTGCTGGTCAGAACAATTTCTTGCCAAACCGACCAGAGGTATTGGACATGAACGTGACCTATAAACGTTTAAATGGTAAAGTACTGGATCCGACTACCTTAAAACAGGGAACAGATTTTTATGCGGAGGTAACAGTAAAAAATCCTGGCAGAATGGGATACTATGAACAAATGGCGCTAACACAGATTTTCCCTTCAGGTTGGGAAATCATCAATACCCGCGTAAACGATAATCAGAGCATTTTAGCCTCATCTCCTTTTACCTATCAGGATATCAGAGATGACCGCGTTTTCACCTATTTTAATGTAAGGGAAGGTGAAAGTCTAGTGTACAAGGTATTACTTAATGCCTCTTATCTAGGTAAATATTACTTATCAGCTGTTCAATGTGAAGCGATGTACAATAATGATATTTCGGCTACTGAAGCAGGCAAGTGGGTACAGGTAGTAAAATAG
- a CDS encoding penicillin-binding protein 1C (product_source=KO:K05367; cath_funfam=1.10.3810.10,3.40.710.10; cog=COG4953; ko=KO:K05367; pfam=PF00905,PF00912,PF06832; superfamily=56601; tigrfam=TIGR02073; transmembrane_helix_parts=Inside_1_6,TMhelix_7_26,Outside_27_794) produces the protein MNKIPKAFLISDVICFALLLAFLFSLPSKLFKTPTSFVIEASNGNLLSASIASDGQWRFPVADSVPVKFKDCIIAFEDKRFYSHFGIDFLAMSRAMRQNWKAKSVVSGGSTLSMQVIRLSRKQDRTIWQKLLEVILALRLETKYSKEEIIGLYAANAPFGSNVVGLEAASWRYYGRNAKTLSWGEMATLAVLPNSPSLVHPGKNSTRLIKKRNDLLDKLAKLKYIDQATANLAKLEPVPGKPMPLPQNAPHLLNRFKVERASLKIPSTRITSTLDENIQLKVNAILKRYNNRYRANDINNISALVLDARTGQVVSYVGNIYQPENADLQSHVDMIKAPRSPGSTLKPLLYASMMNDCFILPHTLIPDIPTQIAGYSPQNYDLGYDGAIAADKALSRSLNIPAVKMLQQYKYERFYDKLKKLGIGTLNQPADHYGLSLILGGSEVTMWDLANTYMGMVRTLNHFNTYKGLYNPEDYKPARYFNSENKDEKDYQRTSFLDHGSIWATFNAMEEVMRPGDEGLWEQFSSSQRVAWKTGTSFGFRDAWAVGLTPNYVVCVWVGNADGEGRPGLVGIEAAAPVLFDIFRLLPNGKWFETPATKLKKIKICKQSGYKAGEYCTNVTEELVPVAGEKTVVCPFHKLVHLDRTGTFRVTDQCESITHMQHKSWFILPPAMEYYYKIKNSDYKSLPPFKSGCDLSGGNSVMEVIYPKNNAIVYIPLELDGTRGKIVINAAHRNSGSKIYWHIDNEYVSTTTNFHQLAISPPPGRHTLTLVDENGERLVQTFTVLDKEKKGGRQ, from the coding sequence ATGAACAAAATCCCCAAAGCTTTCCTCATTTCCGATGTTATCTGCTTTGCGCTGCTTTTGGCTTTTCTTTTTTCGTTACCATCAAAACTGTTTAAAACACCTACTTCGTTTGTAATTGAGGCCAGCAATGGCAATTTATTAAGTGCATCAATTGCCAGCGATGGACAATGGCGATTCCCTGTGGCTGACAGTGTTCCTGTAAAATTTAAAGACTGCATCATTGCTTTCGAGGATAAGCGGTTCTATAGTCACTTTGGTATTGATTTTCTGGCCATGAGCAGAGCCATGCGTCAGAATTGGAAGGCTAAAAGTGTGGTTAGTGGCGGTAGTACATTAAGCATGCAGGTAATTCGTTTATCGCGAAAACAAGACCGAACGATTTGGCAGAAATTATTGGAAGTAATTTTAGCTTTACGCTTAGAAACAAAATATTCAAAAGAGGAAATTATAGGCCTATATGCGGCAAATGCGCCATTTGGCAGTAATGTTGTGGGCTTAGAAGCAGCAAGTTGGCGATATTATGGCCGCAATGCCAAAACCCTCTCATGGGGGGAAATGGCAACATTGGCTGTATTGCCCAATAGCCCTTCTTTGGTTCATCCGGGTAAAAACTCGACGAGATTAATTAAAAAAAGAAACGATTTATTAGATAAGCTGGCTAAGCTAAAATACATTGATCAGGCAACTGCTAATTTAGCTAAGCTAGAACCCGTTCCCGGCAAGCCTATGCCCCTACCACAGAATGCACCGCATCTGTTGAACCGTTTTAAAGTAGAACGAGCGAGTCTTAAAATCCCATCAACCAGAATTACTTCTACGCTGGATGAAAATATCCAACTAAAGGTTAATGCCATATTAAAACGGTACAATAACCGTTACCGGGCAAACGACATCAATAATATTTCGGCGTTGGTACTCGATGCCAGAACCGGTCAGGTAGTAAGTTATGTGGGTAATATCTATCAGCCAGAAAATGCCGACCTGCAAAGCCACGTGGATATGATTAAAGCACCACGCAGCCCCGGCAGTACCTTAAAACCCTTGCTTTATGCCAGTATGATGAATGATTGCTTTATACTGCCACACACCTTAATCCCCGATATCCCAACTCAAATAGCGGGTTATTCGCCTCAAAATTATGATCTGGGTTACGATGGTGCCATTGCCGCAGATAAAGCGCTGAGCCGCTCCTTAAACATCCCTGCAGTGAAAATGCTGCAGCAATACAAATATGAACGTTTTTATGATAAACTAAAAAAACTTGGAATAGGAACACTTAACCAACCAGCAGATCATTATGGCTTGTCGTTAATTCTAGGCGGCAGCGAAGTTACCATGTGGGATCTGGCAAACACCTACATGGGCATGGTGCGTACATTAAACCATTTCAACACCTATAAAGGTTTGTATAACCCTGAAGATTATAAACCTGCTCGCTATTTCAATAGCGAAAATAAAGATGAAAAAGATTATCAGCGTACCTCCTTTTTAGACCATGGCTCGATTTGGGCTACTTTTAATGCAATGGAAGAGGTAATGCGACCAGGTGATGAAGGTTTATGGGAGCAATTTTCTTCATCGCAAAGAGTTGCCTGGAAAACAGGAACGAGTTTCGGTTTTCGCGATGCCTGGGCCGTTGGCCTAACACCAAATTATGTGGTTTGTGTTTGGGTGGGCAATGCCGATGGAGAAGGAAGGCCTGGCCTGGTAGGGATTGAAGCAGCTGCCCCGGTTCTATTTGATATTTTTAGGTTACTGCCTAATGGAAAATGGTTCGAAACACCAGCCACCAAACTTAAAAAGATAAAAATATGCAAGCAGAGTGGTTATAAAGCTGGAGAATACTGTACAAATGTGACAGAAGAATTAGTGCCGGTTGCAGGAGAAAAAACTGTCGTTTGTCCTTTCCATAAATTGGTTCATTTGGACAGAACAGGCACTTTTAGGGTTACCGACCAGTGCGAAAGCATAACCCATATGCAGCACAAAAGCTGGTTTATTTTACCACCAGCAATGGAGTATTATTACAAAATAAAAAATAGCGACTATAAATCACTCCCTCCTTTTAAAAGTGGCTGCGACCTCTCAGGTGGAAATAGCGTAATGGAGGTAATTTACCCGAAAAACAATGCAATAGTTTACATTCCTTTAGAACTAGACGGAACAAGAGGCAAAATTGTGATTAATGCGGCGCACAGAAATTCAGGTTCTAAGATATATTGGCATATTGACAATGAATATGTTAGCACTACTACTAATTTTCATCAATTGGCCATTAGTCCACCGCCGGGTAGACATACTTTGACTCTGGTTGATGAAAATGGAGAAAGGCTGGTGCAAACTTTTACGGTTTTAGACAAGGAAAAGAAAGGTGGAAGGCAGTAA
- a CDS encoding putative membrane protein YhhN (product_source=COG3714; cog=COG3714; pfam=PF07947; superfamily=103481; transmembrane_helix_parts=Inside_1_4,TMhelix_5_24,Outside_25_33,TMhelix_34_51,Inside_52_57,TMhelix_58_75,Outside_76_79,TMhelix_80_102,Inside_103_113,TMhelix_114_133,Outside_134_136,TMhelix_137_159,Inside_160_165,TMhelix_166_188,Outside_189_202,TMhelix_203_225,Inside_226_230) yields the protein MKTKLFSFIFFLVFVIQLYAEYANNIELRNFSKPLIVVVLLVWLYLSTSLKGRFHKRIFIGLVFAWVGDILLMFQSDKPSFFIYGLIAFVVCHIFYIRAFTLDHRSNPNHKTPYFLWAVGAFAIFCSGLFFYLQPKLGAMQFPVLMYAIIITVMAIMAVNRYGKVNIFSFKLILYGALFFLLSDSVLAVNKFAQPIPQSGALIMATYMIAQYLIVYGTISRQLVVTRTEV from the coding sequence ATGAAGACTAAGCTATTTTCATTTATATTTTTTCTTGTATTTGTAATTCAGCTATATGCCGAATATGCCAATAATATTGAGCTCCGAAATTTCTCTAAGCCATTAATTGTGGTGGTACTTTTGGTATGGCTTTATCTGAGCACAAGTTTGAAAGGGCGTTTCCATAAGAGAATTTTCATCGGATTAGTTTTTGCCTGGGTTGGCGATATTTTGCTGATGTTTCAAAGCGATAAACCAAGTTTTTTTATATACGGGTTAATCGCCTTTGTAGTCTGCCATATTTTTTACATCAGGGCATTTACACTCGATCACAGATCGAACCCTAACCATAAAACGCCTTATTTTTTGTGGGCTGTAGGCGCATTTGCTATTTTTTGTTCAGGCTTGTTTTTCTACCTGCAGCCGAAACTGGGCGCAATGCAGTTCCCCGTTTTAATGTATGCCATTATTATCACGGTTATGGCTATTATGGCTGTTAACCGGTATGGGAAAGTGAATATTTTCAGTTTTAAACTCATTCTGTATGGGGCGCTGTTTTTCTTATTGTCAGACAGTGTGTTGGCCGTAAATAAATTCGCTCAGCCCATTCCACAAAGTGGTGCTTTAATTATGGCAACCTATATGATTGCGCAGTATCTGATTGTTTATGGAACAATTTCGCGACAGCTAGTGGTTACAAGAACCGAAGTATAA
- a CDS encoding putative transposase (product_source=KO:K07491; cog=COG1943; ko=KO:K07491; superfamily=143422), with amino-acid sequence MDNLFQKKRKNYIEIGQIYFWTATINNWQKLLLKAEFKEVILNSFEYLNRLNKIDVFAFVIMPNHIHTIWRIKELNGKETAQGSFLKYTAHEFKKLLNRNELMNYYTNAINKNYEFWQRDPLAIHLYSPEVAYQKLDYLHNNPCTEHWQLANEPQDYLYSSASFYENNEINYSFLKDLRLEF; translated from the coding sequence ATGGATAATTTATTTCAAAAAAAAAGAAAGAATTATATTGAAATAGGTCAAATTTATTTTTGGACGGCAACCATAAACAATTGGCAAAAACTTTTGCTAAAGGCAGAATTTAAAGAGGTAATATTAAATTCATTTGAATATCTAAACAGATTAAATAAGATTGATGTATTTGCGTTTGTAATTATGCCTAATCATATTCACACAATTTGGCGAATAAAAGAGTTAAATGGAAAAGAAACAGCGCAAGGCTCATTTTTAAAATATACAGCCCATGAGTTCAAAAAATTATTAAATCGAAATGAGCTGATGAATTATTATACAAATGCGATTAATAAAAATTATGAATTTTGGCAGAGAGATCCACTGGCAATACATCTATATTCTCCAGAAGTTGCTTATCAAAAACTAGATTATTTACACAACAATCCCTGTACAGAGCACTGGCAATTAGCCAACGAACCTCAGGATTACTTATATTCATCAGCTTCTTTTTACGAGAACAATGAAATTAATTATTCATTCTTAAAAGATTTGAGATTAGAATTTTAA